A window from Dromaius novaehollandiae isolate bDroNov1 chromosome 1, bDroNov1.hap1, whole genome shotgun sequence encodes these proteins:
- the TRIM13 gene encoding E3 ubiquitin-protein ligase TRIM13 isoform X1, translating into MMLQEDTLHFQEKEDTPAEQPQSGAPSYAARLDSLMHDMMELLEEDLTCPICCSLFDDPRVLPCSHNFCRKCLEGILEGNVRNVLWRPSPFKCPTCRKETPVTGVNSLQVNYSLKGIVEKYNKIKVTPKMPVCKVHSGQPLNIFCRTDMQLICGVCATRGDHTKHVFCSIEEAYSQEKRAFETLFQGFETWRCGDALSRLDTLETSKRKALQMLTKDSDKVKEFFEKLQHTLEQKRNEILSDFETMKLAVMQAYDPEINKLNTILQEQRMAFNIAEAFKDVSEPIIFLQQMQEFREKIKVLKETPLPCSNVDISPTMKNFDTSQWNGIKLVDVDKLSLPQENNTFKLKIPSVFSSRFIVTSLICLLILAVTRMSFVESVVDNLQCWKSQFFTISLSYLADTVEIADHAVFYWEQMTDGALLLREKCKNYTLVVLDNVAQFVCKYKLL; encoded by the exons ATGATGCTTCAGGAAGACACTCTGCACTTTCAG GAAAAGGAAGACACTCCAGCCGAGCAGCCCCAGAGCGGTGCTCCGAGCTACGCCGCGCGGCTCGACAGCCTCATGCAC GATATgatggagctcctggaggaagATCTCACCTGTCCCATTTGCTGTAGCCTGTTTGATGATCCTCGTGTCCTGCCCTGTTCACACAATTTCTGCAGGAAGTGTCTGGAAGGAATACTCGAGGGAAATGTGCGGAATGTGCTTTGGAGACCATCCCCTTTCAAGTGCCCCACATGCAGGAAGGAAACTCCTGTTACTGGAGTCAACAGCTTACAAGTCAATTATTCTCTTAAAGGTATTGTGGAGAAGTATAACAAAATCAAAGTAACTCCTAAAATGCCTGTGTGCAAAGTGCACAGTGGGCAACCCCTTAACATTTTTTGCCGGACAGACATGCAGCTGATCTGTGGGGTGTGTGCCACCCGTGGTGACCATACGAAGCATGTGTTTTGTTCTATTGAAGAGGCCTATTCCCAGGAGAAGCGTGCGTTTGAAACGCTGTTCCAGGGCTTTGAAACTTGGCGTTGCGGAGATGCGCTCTCTCGGTTGGATACCTTAGAAACCAGTAAGAGGAAAGCTCTGCAGATGCTGACCAAAGATTCTGACAAGGTGAAAGAGTTCTTTGAGAAGCTGCAACACACACTGGAGCAGAAACGCAATGAGATTCTCTCTGACTTTGAGACCATGAAGCTTGCAGTGATGCAGGCCTACGACCCGGAAATCAATAAACTGAACACAATCCTGCAAGAGCAACGAATGGCTTTTAACATCGCAGAGGCCTTCAAAGATGTATCTGAACCCATTATATTTCTGCAACAGATGCAGGAATTCAGGGAAAAAATCAAGGTGCTTAAAGAAACTCCTTTACCTTGTTCCAATGTAGACATCAGCCCTACAATGAAGAACTTTGATACCAGCCAGTGGAATGGAATAAAACTAGTTGATGTGGACAAGCTTTCCTTGCCTCAGGAAAACAACACTTTTAAACTCAAGATTCCCTCAGTCTTTTCATCCAGATTTATAGTGACCTCTCTTATTTGCTTGCTTATCCTTGCTGTCACCAGAATGTCCTTTGTGGAGTCTGTTGTTGACAATCTCCAGTGCTGGAAATCTCAGTTCTTTACAATTAGCTTGTCCTATTTGGCAGATACAGTGGAAATAGCAGATCATGCAGTCTTTTACTGGGAACAGATGACAGATGGAGCTTTACTTTTAAGAGAAAAGTGTAAAAACTATACGTTAGTGGTACTGGATAATGTTGCACAGTTTGTGTGCAAATATAAATTGTTGTGA
- the TRIM13 gene encoding E3 ubiquitin-protein ligase TRIM13 isoform X2, which translates to MDMMELLEEDLTCPICCSLFDDPRVLPCSHNFCRKCLEGILEGNVRNVLWRPSPFKCPTCRKETPVTGVNSLQVNYSLKGIVEKYNKIKVTPKMPVCKVHSGQPLNIFCRTDMQLICGVCATRGDHTKHVFCSIEEAYSQEKRAFETLFQGFETWRCGDALSRLDTLETSKRKALQMLTKDSDKVKEFFEKLQHTLEQKRNEILSDFETMKLAVMQAYDPEINKLNTILQEQRMAFNIAEAFKDVSEPIIFLQQMQEFREKIKVLKETPLPCSNVDISPTMKNFDTSQWNGIKLVDVDKLSLPQENNTFKLKIPSVFSSRFIVTSLICLLILAVTRMSFVESVVDNLQCWKSQFFTISLSYLADTVEIADHAVFYWEQMTDGALLLREKCKNYTLVVLDNVAQFVCKYKLL; encoded by the exons ATG GATATgatggagctcctggaggaagATCTCACCTGTCCCATTTGCTGTAGCCTGTTTGATGATCCTCGTGTCCTGCCCTGTTCACACAATTTCTGCAGGAAGTGTCTGGAAGGAATACTCGAGGGAAATGTGCGGAATGTGCTTTGGAGACCATCCCCTTTCAAGTGCCCCACATGCAGGAAGGAAACTCCTGTTACTGGAGTCAACAGCTTACAAGTCAATTATTCTCTTAAAGGTATTGTGGAGAAGTATAACAAAATCAAAGTAACTCCTAAAATGCCTGTGTGCAAAGTGCACAGTGGGCAACCCCTTAACATTTTTTGCCGGACAGACATGCAGCTGATCTGTGGGGTGTGTGCCACCCGTGGTGACCATACGAAGCATGTGTTTTGTTCTATTGAAGAGGCCTATTCCCAGGAGAAGCGTGCGTTTGAAACGCTGTTCCAGGGCTTTGAAACTTGGCGTTGCGGAGATGCGCTCTCTCGGTTGGATACCTTAGAAACCAGTAAGAGGAAAGCTCTGCAGATGCTGACCAAAGATTCTGACAAGGTGAAAGAGTTCTTTGAGAAGCTGCAACACACACTGGAGCAGAAACGCAATGAGATTCTCTCTGACTTTGAGACCATGAAGCTTGCAGTGATGCAGGCCTACGACCCGGAAATCAATAAACTGAACACAATCCTGCAAGAGCAACGAATGGCTTTTAACATCGCAGAGGCCTTCAAAGATGTATCTGAACCCATTATATTTCTGCAACAGATGCAGGAATTCAGGGAAAAAATCAAGGTGCTTAAAGAAACTCCTTTACCTTGTTCCAATGTAGACATCAGCCCTACAATGAAGAACTTTGATACCAGCCAGTGGAATGGAATAAAACTAGTTGATGTGGACAAGCTTTCCTTGCCTCAGGAAAACAACACTTTTAAACTCAAGATTCCCTCAGTCTTTTCATCCAGATTTATAGTGACCTCTCTTATTTGCTTGCTTATCCTTGCTGTCACCAGAATGTCCTTTGTGGAGTCTGTTGTTGACAATCTCCAGTGCTGGAAATCTCAGTTCTTTACAATTAGCTTGTCCTATTTGGCAGATACAGTGGAAATAGCAGATCATGCAGTCTTTTACTGGGAACAGATGACAGATGGAGCTTTACTTTTAAGAGAAAAGTGTAAAAACTATACGTTAGTGGTACTGGATAATGTTGCACAGTTTGTGTGCAAATATAAATTGTTGTGA
- the TRIM13 gene encoding E3 ubiquitin-protein ligase TRIM13 isoform X3, with amino-acid sequence MMELLEEDLTCPICCSLFDDPRVLPCSHNFCRKCLEGILEGNVRNVLWRPSPFKCPTCRKETPVTGVNSLQVNYSLKGIVEKYNKIKVTPKMPVCKVHSGQPLNIFCRTDMQLICGVCATRGDHTKHVFCSIEEAYSQEKRAFETLFQGFETWRCGDALSRLDTLETSKRKALQMLTKDSDKVKEFFEKLQHTLEQKRNEILSDFETMKLAVMQAYDPEINKLNTILQEQRMAFNIAEAFKDVSEPIIFLQQMQEFREKIKVLKETPLPCSNVDISPTMKNFDTSQWNGIKLVDVDKLSLPQENNTFKLKIPSVFSSRFIVTSLICLLILAVTRMSFVESVVDNLQCWKSQFFTISLSYLADTVEIADHAVFYWEQMTDGALLLREKCKNYTLVVLDNVAQFVCKYKLL; translated from the coding sequence ATgatggagctcctggaggaagATCTCACCTGTCCCATTTGCTGTAGCCTGTTTGATGATCCTCGTGTCCTGCCCTGTTCACACAATTTCTGCAGGAAGTGTCTGGAAGGAATACTCGAGGGAAATGTGCGGAATGTGCTTTGGAGACCATCCCCTTTCAAGTGCCCCACATGCAGGAAGGAAACTCCTGTTACTGGAGTCAACAGCTTACAAGTCAATTATTCTCTTAAAGGTATTGTGGAGAAGTATAACAAAATCAAAGTAACTCCTAAAATGCCTGTGTGCAAAGTGCACAGTGGGCAACCCCTTAACATTTTTTGCCGGACAGACATGCAGCTGATCTGTGGGGTGTGTGCCACCCGTGGTGACCATACGAAGCATGTGTTTTGTTCTATTGAAGAGGCCTATTCCCAGGAGAAGCGTGCGTTTGAAACGCTGTTCCAGGGCTTTGAAACTTGGCGTTGCGGAGATGCGCTCTCTCGGTTGGATACCTTAGAAACCAGTAAGAGGAAAGCTCTGCAGATGCTGACCAAAGATTCTGACAAGGTGAAAGAGTTCTTTGAGAAGCTGCAACACACACTGGAGCAGAAACGCAATGAGATTCTCTCTGACTTTGAGACCATGAAGCTTGCAGTGATGCAGGCCTACGACCCGGAAATCAATAAACTGAACACAATCCTGCAAGAGCAACGAATGGCTTTTAACATCGCAGAGGCCTTCAAAGATGTATCTGAACCCATTATATTTCTGCAACAGATGCAGGAATTCAGGGAAAAAATCAAGGTGCTTAAAGAAACTCCTTTACCTTGTTCCAATGTAGACATCAGCCCTACAATGAAGAACTTTGATACCAGCCAGTGGAATGGAATAAAACTAGTTGATGTGGACAAGCTTTCCTTGCCTCAGGAAAACAACACTTTTAAACTCAAGATTCCCTCAGTCTTTTCATCCAGATTTATAGTGACCTCTCTTATTTGCTTGCTTATCCTTGCTGTCACCAGAATGTCCTTTGTGGAGTCTGTTGTTGACAATCTCCAGTGCTGGAAATCTCAGTTCTTTACAATTAGCTTGTCCTATTTGGCAGATACAGTGGAAATAGCAGATCATGCAGTCTTTTACTGGGAACAGATGACAGATGGAGCTTTACTTTTAAGAGAAAAGTGTAAAAACTATACGTTAGTGGTACTGGATAATGTTGCACAGTTTGTGTGCAAATATAAATTGTTGTGA
- the KCNRG gene encoding potassium channel regulatory protein: MSNREVVVLSVGGVIFVTWASTLQQFPESRLARMLNDEDREFKQVNGEFFVDRDGNLFTYILDFLRTLQVSLPTDFSDYQRLQREAEFYELYSLADLLSQEHLLKPRLEILEVRFLLQEMQAFFRIFGSCSGTVEALAEQITVFTSQQSGQSWNSPFPSQKPLIPLPLERPSHHDMVFQCGTDYSAGDQFVARYVSIKPDDRKLINGTNVLGLLVDTLLKDGFRLISTRTVSSEEKVECYSFERRRRPAGLTITVNQSPGSSGMAQAKRSQMHKGK, from the exons ATGAGTAATCGAGAGGTGGTTGTTCTGAGTGTGGGAGGGGTGATATTTGTAACCTGGGCTTCTACTTTGCAGCAGTTCCCCGAGTCCAGGTTAGCACGGATGTTGAACGATGAAGACCGTGAATTTAAACAGGTGAATGGGGAGTTTTTTGTGGACAGAGATGGAAATTTGTTTACTTACATCTTGGACTTCTTGAGGACTCTTCAGGTCTCTTTACCCACTGATTTTTCAGACTATCAGAGGCTGCAAAGAGAAGCAGAATTCTATGAGCTCTACTCTCTGGCTGACCTCCTGAGCCAGGAACACTTGCTGAAGCCGAGGCTGGAGATCTTGGAAGTGCGTTTTCTTCTCCAGGAAATGCAAGCCTTTTTCCGGATCTTTGGTTCCTGCAGTGGCACTGTGGAGGCTCTTGCTGAACAGATCACTGTGTTTACAAGCCAGCAGTCAGGACAGAGCTGGAATAGCCCTTTTCCTTCTCAGAAGCCACTCATTCCGCTTCCTTTGGAAAGACCTTCTCATCATGATATGGTTTTTCAGTGTGGTACTGACTACTCTGCTGGTGACCAGTTTGTGGCCAG gtaTGTTTCCATAAAGCCTGATGATAGAAAGCTGATTAATGGTACTAATGTGCTAGGCCTGCTGGTTGACACTTTACTAAAAGATGGATTTCGCCTCATAAGCACCAGAACAGTCTCCAGTGAAGAAAAAGTTGAATGCTACAGTTTTGAAAGGAGGAGGCGGCCAGCAGGCCTTACCATCACTGTGAACCAAAGCCCAGGGAGTTCTGGGATGGCACAGGCAAAGAGGAGTCAAATGCATAAAGGGAAATAA